Proteins from a single region of Haloarchaeobius litoreus:
- a CDS encoding Gfo/Idh/MocA family protein, with product MLTVGIVGCGKASKQYHFPVVEALDRVELAWVCDLDTETARAAGVEQDVPWYDDVDEAYEHLPDIVHVNTPVFTHADLTKRALRGGSHVLVEKPMAMTVAECEEMQAVAEETGKKLCVVHNNLFFDPMRAVMERVADGAYGDLVTVRSFLGGQPNPDAPHRGWTEQSHGGPIGDRLPHPVYLVTHFMDDVSDADVTITSTTDDGDVLGVTVALSEDDRVGLSGTITASEHAIPSKRATVIGEERLAVVDLFNYTAIEYSTVDRSPVSIVADNAMAAGQLVTSTVGNVLGYALDQRGPGSKYAAPGHYALIEQFVDAIVYDREPPVTAADGIRCVTLLERIETAREEQAVGAIRADGEGDDDPGDEADG from the coding sequence GTGCTGACGGTCGGTATCGTCGGCTGTGGGAAGGCGTCGAAGCAGTACCACTTCCCCGTCGTCGAGGCACTCGACAGGGTGGAACTCGCCTGGGTCTGCGACCTCGACACCGAGACGGCCCGGGCCGCCGGCGTCGAGCAGGACGTTCCCTGGTACGACGACGTCGACGAGGCCTACGAGCACCTCCCCGACATCGTCCACGTGAACACGCCGGTGTTCACCCACGCCGATCTGACGAAGCGCGCGCTCCGGGGTGGCTCGCACGTCCTCGTGGAGAAGCCGATGGCGATGACGGTCGCGGAGTGCGAGGAGATGCAGGCGGTCGCCGAGGAGACGGGGAAGAAGCTCTGTGTCGTCCACAACAACCTCTTCTTCGACCCGATGCGCGCCGTCATGGAGCGCGTGGCCGACGGGGCGTACGGCGACCTCGTCACCGTGCGCTCGTTCCTCGGTGGCCAGCCGAACCCGGATGCCCCTCACCGCGGCTGGACCGAACAGTCCCACGGTGGCCCCATCGGCGACCGGTTACCGCACCCGGTCTACCTCGTCACGCACTTCATGGACGACGTATCGGACGCCGACGTGACCATCACGAGCACGACCGACGACGGCGACGTCCTCGGGGTCACTGTCGCGCTCTCGGAGGACGACCGGGTCGGCCTGAGCGGAACCATCACCGCCTCCGAGCACGCCATCCCGTCGAAGCGCGCGACCGTCATCGGTGAGGAGCGACTCGCCGTCGTCGACCTGTTCAACTACACCGCCATCGAGTACAGCACCGTCGACCGCTCGCCGGTCTCCATCGTCGCGGACAACGCGATGGCCGCCGGACAGCTCGTCACCAGCACCGTCGGGAACGTGCTCGGCTACGCGCTCGACCAGCGGGGCCCCGGAAGCAAGTACGCTGCACCGGGGCACTACGCGCTCATCGAGCAGTTCGTCGACGCCATCGTCTACGACCGCGAGCCGCCGGTCACCGCCGCGGACGGCATCAGGTGCGTGACGCTCCTCGAACGCATCGAGACGGCACGTGAGGAACAGGCGGTCGGTGCGATCCGTGCCGACGGCGAAGGTGACGACGATCCGGGCGACGAGGCGGACGGCTGA
- a CDS encoding glycosyltransferase family 4 protein, which produces MRVLVVSTAALGVKHVVHDVLSALVGDDDGSPADEYHYLTRPSMPVPDGVTVSTVGSAAMTDRLRDLEPAYLGYAILGFWVRAYHRLAREHAEYDAVWLHNPRLLPLLPEAAAEHCLVTYHNHLRGAKADYHDGLSRLYYRFFGAIENRGIRTKPGLRYTGVARDVVGELRVAGLPPERVRYVGNGVDVTRFAPERVADLDRERYPMLAPARIERTVSEPDGGGKGVYPPDGAVDGRDADSTADGDYSPTSPGREPIRLLSLGSLTEQKRPLSLLRFYEALRERNGVPCSLVLAGDGPRREAVERFVAEHDLPDVHLLGFVEEQQKPAIYAAADYFVLPSRYEGEPLALYEALASGLPALVSDLPVHRFVDEADCGRVLDFDHPTTAASSAATYLEQPNTRDSMNARTYATEQLSWETRATEYRDELRFVGGLPC; this is translated from the coding sequence ATGCGGGTCCTCGTCGTCTCCACGGCAGCGCTCGGCGTGAAACACGTCGTCCACGACGTGCTGTCGGCGCTGGTGGGCGACGACGACGGGAGCCCGGCCGACGAGTACCACTACCTGACACGGCCGTCCATGCCGGTCCCGGACGGCGTGACGGTCAGTACCGTCGGCTCGGCGGCCATGACCGACCGTCTGCGCGACCTCGAACCGGCCTACCTCGGCTACGCGATCCTCGGCTTCTGGGTGCGGGCGTACCATCGACTCGCCCGGGAGCACGCCGAGTACGACGCCGTCTGGCTCCACAACCCGCGGCTGCTCCCGCTGCTCCCGGAGGCGGCCGCCGAGCACTGTCTCGTCACCTACCACAACCACCTCCGCGGCGCGAAGGCCGACTACCACGACGGGCTATCCCGGCTGTACTACCGGTTCTTCGGTGCCATCGAGAATCGAGGCATCCGGACGAAGCCGGGACTGCGCTACACGGGCGTCGCCCGCGACGTGGTCGGCGAGCTCCGGGTGGCTGGTCTCCCACCCGAACGGGTCCGATACGTCGGCAACGGCGTGGACGTGACCCGGTTCGCGCCCGAGCGGGTCGCCGACCTCGACCGGGAGCGGTACCCCATGCTCGCCCCGGCCCGCATCGAACGGACCGTCTCGGAACCGGACGGCGGTGGAAAGGGCGTCTACCCACCGGACGGAGCCGTCGACGGGCGCGACGCCGATTCGACGGCGGACGGCGACTACTCGCCGACGTCGCCGGGCCGGGAGCCCATCAGACTGCTCTCGCTGGGGAGCCTGACCGAGCAGAAACGGCCCCTGTCGCTGCTGCGGTTCTACGAGGCACTCCGGGAGCGCAACGGTGTACCGTGCTCGCTCGTCCTCGCTGGCGACGGGCCTCGCAGGGAGGCTGTCGAGCGGTTCGTCGCAGAGCACGACCTCCCGGACGTCCACTTGCTGGGGTTCGTCGAGGAACAGCAGAAGCCGGCCATCTACGCGGCGGCGGACTACTTCGTCCTCCCGTCGCGGTACGAGGGCGAACCGCTGGCCCTGTACGAGGCGCTGGCGTCGGGGCTCCCGGCGCTCGTCTCGGACCTTCCGGTGCACCGGTTCGTCGACGAGGCAGACTGCGGTCGGGTGCTGGACTTCGATCACCCGACGACGGCCGCTTCGTCGGCAGCAACGTACCTCGAACAGCCGAACACGAGAGACTCCATGAACGCACGAACCTACGCCACCGAACAGCTGAGCTGGGAGACGAGAGCGACAGAGTACCGCGACGAACTCCGCTTCGTGGGTGGTCTCCCGTGCTGA
- a CDS encoding NAD-dependent epimerase/dehydratase family protein, producing MTTETVLVTGGAGFIGSAMAERLLDTGREVVVVDNLSTGGRENVPAGATLVAGNTADPATYEEVESVSDVDAVFHLAGQSSGEASFDDPAADLESHVTGTFELLRWCRERDIDRLLYASSMSIYGDPRYLPVDESHPSDPKTFYAAGKRGAEAYVRLFDNLGTETTVFRLFSVYGPGQNMTNMKQGMVSIFLSFCLDDGPIVVKGPLDRFRDFVYVDDVVDAWVRALDEQATYGETYNLGRGERVTVDELLETMGEVYDGDRGPVEVTDGTPGDQFGIFADATRLRRDLDWEPSVGLREGLTRMVRSATGEPERHGPLDS from the coding sequence ATGACAACAGAGACGGTGCTCGTCACCGGCGGGGCCGGGTTCATCGGCTCCGCGATGGCGGAGCGACTGCTCGATACCGGCCGGGAGGTCGTCGTGGTCGACAACCTCTCGACGGGCGGACGGGAGAACGTCCCGGCGGGTGCGACGCTCGTCGCGGGGAACACCGCGGACCCCGCGACGTACGAGGAGGTCGAGAGCGTGTCCGACGTCGACGCCGTGTTCCACCTCGCCGGGCAGTCCTCCGGTGAGGCGTCCTTCGACGACCCCGCCGCGGATCTGGAGAGCCACGTCACCGGGACGTTCGAGCTGCTGCGGTGGTGCCGCGAGCGGGACATCGACCGCCTCCTGTACGCGAGCTCGATGAGCATCTACGGCGACCCGCGGTACCTGCCGGTCGACGAGTCCCACCCGTCGGACCCGAAGACGTTCTACGCCGCGGGCAAGCGCGGCGCCGAGGCGTACGTCCGGCTGTTCGACAATCTCGGGACGGAGACGACCGTCTTCAGGCTGTTCAGCGTCTACGGCCCCGGACAGAACATGACGAACATGAAACAGGGCATGGTGAGCATCTTCCTCTCGTTCTGCCTGGACGACGGCCCCATCGTCGTGAAGGGGCCACTCGACCGCTTCCGGGACTTCGTCTACGTCGACGACGTCGTCGACGCGTGGGTCCGGGCTCTCGACGAACAGGCCACCTACGGCGAGACGTACAACCTCGGGCGCGGCGAGCGGGTGACCGTCGACGAACTCCTCGAGACGATGGGCGAGGTGTACGACGGCGATCGCGGGCCCGTGGAGGTGACAGACGGCACGCCGGGCGACCAGTTCGGCATCTTCGCCGACGCGACGAGGCTCCGGCGCGACCTCGACTGGGAACCCTCGGTCGGGCTTCGTGAGGGGCTGACGCGAATGGTCCGGTCGGCGACCGGTGAGCCGGAACGCCACGGCCCCCTGGACTCCTGA
- a CDS encoding sulfatase has translation MSGRTDERRRNVVLLTFDSVRADHCGFGGYDRDTTPTLDRLAADGTCYENAIAPASRTNPSMAGILTGEPLVVRERVSDPRHSRSHLRRHGTLAESFSERGYATAAFNPNAYASRYYGFDRGFDHYEDFLFTTGWYQRVFSNHLGSSSAFTALRNARNFVRRQEAFKTWDTYVDDIEDWVRSRPDDEPFFLWAFSLDTHFPYITPRGHRRWSNALDQYRYNWLCNRIMDETGLDLSEKQVRKIVDLYDDALRYGDRFVAELRERLDEFDPVFVVHADHGEAFCERGVYGHLFADLYEENVHVPMVVGGPGIESRTVERPLSLARIPEIVDAASRGAELPDGDDWAVATEYDGRLGRNLTAVRARDRKFLQVDADDGSRRECYDLASDPGERTNLYGEDEPVDELLATLASRRLAHEREQLAIRDAAAELDDTGPRRAVAPRGGP, from the coding sequence GTGAGCGGGCGCACGGACGAACGCCGACGGAACGTCGTCCTCCTCACCTTCGACAGCGTCCGCGCGGACCACTGCGGGTTCGGCGGCTACGACCGCGACACGACACCGACGCTCGACCGGTTGGCGGCCGACGGCACCTGCTACGAGAACGCCATCGCGCCCGCCTCCCGGACGAACCCATCGATGGCCGGTATCCTGACCGGCGAACCGCTCGTCGTCCGCGAACGCGTCTCCGACCCTCGACACTCGCGGAGCCACCTCCGCAGGCACGGCACCCTCGCCGAGTCGTTCTCGGAGCGGGGCTACGCGACGGCCGCGTTCAACCCGAACGCCTACGCCTCCCGGTACTACGGCTTCGACCGCGGCTTCGACCACTACGAGGACTTCCTGTTCACCACGGGCTGGTACCAGCGCGTCTTCTCGAACCACCTCGGGAGTTCGAGCGCGTTCACCGCGCTCCGGAACGCCCGCAACTTCGTCCGCCGGCAGGAGGCGTTCAAGACGTGGGACACCTACGTCGACGACATCGAGGACTGGGTGCGCTCGCGCCCCGACGACGAGCCCTTCTTCCTGTGGGCGTTCTCGCTCGACACCCACTTCCCGTACATCACTCCGCGGGGCCACCGCCGGTGGTCGAACGCGCTCGACCAGTACCGCTACAACTGGCTCTGCAACCGCATCATGGACGAGACGGGTCTCGACCTCTCCGAGAAGCAAGTCCGGAAGATTGTCGACCTGTACGACGACGCGCTACGCTACGGCGACCGGTTCGTCGCCGAGCTCCGCGAGCGGCTCGACGAGTTCGACCCCGTCTTCGTCGTCCACGCCGACCACGGCGAGGCGTTCTGCGAGCGCGGCGTCTACGGCCACCTGTTCGCCGACCTCTACGAGGAGAACGTCCACGTCCCGATGGTCGTGGGCGGCCCCGGCATCGAGTCACGGACGGTCGAACGCCCCCTCTCGCTGGCCAGGATTCCCGAGATCGTCGACGCCGCGAGCCGCGGCGCGGAGCTACCGGACGGCGACGACTGGGCGGTGGCCACCGAGTACGACGGCCGCCTCGGCCGGAACCTCACCGCGGTCCGTGCACGGGACCGGAAGTTCCTCCAGGTCGACGCCGACGACGGCAGCCGGCGGGAGTGCTACGACCTCGCCAGCGACCCGGGGGAACGGACGAACCTGTACGGGGAGGACGAGCCCGTCGACGAGCTACTGGCGACCCTCGCCAGCCGCCGACTCGCCCACGAACGAGAACAGCTCGCTATCCGCGACGCGGCCGCGGAGCTCGACGACACCGGCCCACGGCGGGCCGTCGCTCCCCGCGGAGGACCGTGA
- a CDS encoding glycosyltransferase family 4 protein gives MTRGTPLRLLVVSPSHDVFEPTTGTGARLHELASRLADRHRVSVLCPAEFAAEPPDWVDAAYGFDRFGPGYLTDLNPLFLRAVRRALDSEPFDVLHVALPKGVVASKLAVRAGGHEAAVVYAAQNVEAEHARDVDDPTLPVYKRLVGSRLIPRIERVSLAAADYVTTVSERDRETFVRRFGVDPDRILAVPTGTTVPEPATLADPAERRRELGLDDRPTLVFHGSYSHPPNREAVSALVERVVPGLRDRGVDVQLLLVGDGMPAVDDSAVTTAGFVEDLYGTLAAADAAVVPIRHGGGTKTKVFDYLGVGLPIVTTEKGAEGIELVDGEHALVVADVDESFVDAVAQVVTDDELGRRLSEASRTLARERYAWGRSVDRLAGFYEGLVWRDRTDPEERERARTVG, from the coding sequence GTGACCCGCGGGACCCCGCTCCGACTACTGGTCGTCTCACCGTCGCACGACGTGTTCGAACCCACGACCGGGACCGGCGCGCGCCTGCACGAACTGGCCTCCCGGCTGGCCGACCGTCACCGCGTCTCGGTCCTCTGTCCCGCCGAGTTCGCTGCCGAGCCACCGGATTGGGTGGACGCCGCGTACGGTTTCGACCGGTTCGGACCGGGCTACCTGACGGACCTGAATCCGCTGTTCCTGCGTGCCGTCCGTCGCGCCCTCGACAGCGAGCCGTTCGACGTGCTCCACGTCGCGCTCCCCAAGGGTGTCGTCGCCAGCAAACTCGCCGTTAGGGCAGGCGGCCACGAGGCCGCGGTCGTCTACGCCGCCCAGAACGTCGAGGCCGAGCACGCTCGCGACGTGGACGACCCGACACTCCCGGTCTACAAGCGGCTCGTCGGCTCTCGGCTCATCCCGCGCATCGAGCGGGTCTCGCTCGCCGCCGCCGACTACGTCACGACGGTCAGCGAGCGCGACCGGGAGACCTTCGTCCGGCGGTTCGGTGTCGACCCGGACCGGATTCTGGCGGTGCCGACCGGGACGACCGTCCCGGAGCCGGCGACCCTCGCGGACCCGGCCGAGAGACGACGCGAACTGGGGCTCGACGACCGTCCAACGCTGGTGTTCCACGGCTCGTACTCGCACCCGCCGAACCGGGAAGCCGTGTCGGCGCTGGTGGAACGGGTGGTGCCGGGACTCCGCGACCGCGGCGTCGATGTCCAGTTGCTCCTGGTGGGCGACGGGATGCCGGCGGTCGACGACTCCGCGGTGACCACGGCGGGCTTCGTCGAGGACCTGTACGGGACCCTCGCAGCCGCCGACGCCGCCGTGGTTCCCATCCGTCACGGCGGCGGGACGAAGACGAAGGTGTTCGACTACCTCGGTGTCGGCCTACCGATCGTCACAACCGAGAAGGGCGCTGAGGGGATCGAGCTCGTGGACGGCGAGCACGCGCTCGTCGTCGCCGACGTGGACGAGTCGTTCGTGGACGCCGTCGCCCAGGTCGTGACCGACGATGAGCTCGGTCGGCGGCTCAGCGAGGCGTCCCGGACCCTGGCCCGCGAGCGGTACGCCTGGGGGCGGAGCGTCGACCGGCTCGCGGGGTTCTACGAGGGGCTCGTCTGGCGCGACCGGACGGACCCCGAGGAGCGAGAGCGAGCGCGAACTGTCGGGTAG
- a CDS encoding GYD domain-containing protein yields the protein MGGHGGETEHANLLRTRGAHPEGYDAMEQGPETVRQFVEITEEIGGSFDPDNFYVLHGEYDWLAVLEFPDNETASKLSDIYARTGRGRIHTERAVTRGPDGYVEYVQDLAQ from the coding sequence ATCGGCGGCCACGGAGGCGAGACAGAGCATGCCAACCTACTTCGCACTCGAGGCGCTCACCCCGAGGGCTACGACGCGATGGAGCAGGGTCCCGAGACAGTGAGACAGTTCGTCGAGATCACCGAGGAGATTGGCGGGAGCTTCGACCCGGATAACTTCTACGTCCTGCACGGCGAGTACGACTGGCTCGCAGTCCTGGAGTTCCCGGACAACGAGACGGCATCGAAGCTCAGCGACATCTACGCGCGGACCGGCCGGGGACGCATCCACACCGAACGAGCCGTCACACGGGGCCCAGACGGCTACGTGGAGTACGTTCAGGACCTGGCTCAGTGA
- a CDS encoding DUF2206 domain-containing protein, giving the protein MSSPFEDVDGGLDALPERRFEAAVAAVLLGFVVGFIGDVPLLRPVAGTLLILVVPGLLVLSILGVRLDRAESAVYVVGSSIAVVLLFGILSNELLTGLFDPVTSLEPFAPVTLAAGFTGLGLVGLVLVWLSGTVPRFPRLAILDDRDVRFLLFGLHLPLLSALAAVAFLVLGTNLPWIAAMALVSLVPLWVVVRRTPRPHRWLGLWCVGLALFYQVTLSTVYFSGGDGSIEYFFGHLTLTHDSWFVGFEATKASLLSLTVFHPTVSAVTGLPLRWAIKLVYPLVFAFAPVAIYLFHRRHVSDTTALLSAVVLLFLHPFFNLLAQNTRTGLAIFFLFSFALVVVDDSLQPLARGLLSVLFLGGIVVSHYGVSAMFLGLAGVAYVLTRADDVVGWAHVDRPAVFSLSTVAFLGVGFFAWYLFTATGTNFYKLVGVFVQDVLFGFSDFFSSESNSVQAVTRPQGDSLTFQLIKAQFIGLTLLGGIGLARTVLAAPLLSRLLGDRFPWLDSLRRSVAPDDAIVHPVAVAFAFGGAMLLFVSFTPVSIVGVARIYAVAGPFIVPFGVAEARRFLTWLFGNRTSLPAPPSDSLLAVAFAGMLLVNAGVMSAAITHDRSPQPHFDREYILEDGSEREVYHYYRSFTPPSDVAATRWAIDHRAAGTTMFSGIRHGGYEANLVSTQYGTYHPPGPPYQPFTCEAYRTTRGYFIDSEYQNREGQINLVYSSEGSYPYIRFTDLSTLRLSDRTKVYDNGISSVYYSDGVPTREPACGG; this is encoded by the coding sequence ATGTCCTCCCCATTCGAGGATGTCGACGGTGGACTGGATGCCCTCCCGGAACGACGGTTCGAGGCCGCGGTAGCCGCCGTACTGCTTGGTTTCGTGGTCGGTTTCATCGGCGACGTGCCGCTGCTCAGGCCGGTGGCGGGAACGCTGCTTATCCTCGTGGTCCCGGGCCTGCTCGTCCTCTCGATACTCGGGGTGCGACTCGACCGCGCGGAGTCGGCGGTGTACGTCGTCGGGTCGAGCATTGCGGTGGTCCTCCTCTTCGGGATTCTCAGCAACGAACTGCTGACCGGGCTGTTCGATCCGGTCACCTCGCTCGAACCCTTCGCCCCGGTGACGCTCGCGGCCGGGTTCACCGGTCTCGGGCTCGTCGGGTTGGTGCTGGTCTGGCTCTCCGGCACCGTGCCGCGGTTCCCCCGGCTGGCCATCCTCGACGACCGGGACGTACGCTTCCTCTTGTTCGGGCTGCACCTGCCGTTGCTCTCCGCGCTGGCCGCCGTCGCCTTCCTCGTCCTTGGGACCAACCTCCCGTGGATAGCGGCGATGGCCCTCGTCTCGCTCGTCCCGCTCTGGGTGGTCGTCCGCCGCACGCCGCGCCCGCATCGCTGGCTCGGCCTCTGGTGTGTGGGGCTGGCCCTGTTCTACCAGGTCACGCTCTCGACGGTGTACTTCTCGGGTGGTGACGGCTCCATCGAGTACTTCTTCGGGCACCTCACGCTGACCCACGACAGCTGGTTCGTGGGGTTCGAGGCGACGAAGGCGTCGCTGCTGAGTCTGACAGTCTTCCACCCGACGGTCTCGGCGGTGACGGGACTACCGCTGCGCTGGGCCATCAAGCTCGTCTACCCGCTCGTGTTCGCGTTCGCGCCGGTCGCCATCTACCTGTTTCACCGGCGTCACGTCAGCGACACGACCGCGCTGCTCTCGGCGGTGGTGCTGCTGTTCCTGCACCCCTTCTTCAACCTGCTCGCCCAGAACACGCGGACCGGGCTCGCGATCTTCTTCCTGTTCTCGTTCGCGCTGGTCGTCGTCGACGACTCGCTCCAGCCGCTCGCGCGGGGCCTGCTCTCGGTGCTGTTCCTGGGCGGTATCGTCGTCTCGCACTACGGCGTGTCCGCGATGTTCCTCGGACTGGCCGGGGTGGCGTACGTCCTGACCCGGGCCGACGACGTGGTCGGGTGGGCACACGTCGACCGGCCGGCGGTGTTCTCGCTCTCCACGGTCGCGTTCCTCGGTGTCGGCTTCTTCGCGTGGTACCTCTTCACCGCCACCGGGACGAACTTCTACAAGCTCGTCGGGGTGTTCGTGCAGGACGTGTTGTTCGGCTTCTCCGACTTCTTCTCCAGCGAGTCCAACAGCGTTCAGGCGGTCACCCGCCCGCAGGGCGACTCGTTGACGTTCCAGCTCATCAAGGCCCAGTTCATCGGTCTGACGCTGCTCGGCGGCATCGGGCTCGCCCGGACCGTGCTGGCCGCACCGCTGCTCTCGCGGCTGCTCGGCGACCGGTTCCCCTGGCTCGACTCGCTCCGGCGCTCGGTGGCCCCGGACGACGCGATCGTCCACCCCGTCGCCGTCGCCTTCGCCTTCGGTGGCGCCATGCTCCTGTTCGTCTCGTTCACGCCCGTCTCCATCGTCGGCGTGGCGCGCATCTACGCGGTCGCGGGACCGTTCATCGTGCCGTTCGGCGTCGCCGAGGCACGGCGGTTCCTCACCTGGCTGTTCGGCAACCGGACGTCGCTGCCGGCGCCACCGTCGGACTCCCTGCTCGCGGTGGCGTTCGCGGGAATGCTGCTGGTGAACGCGGGCGTTATGTCGGCCGCCATCACCCACGACCGTTCGCCACAGCCGCACTTCGACCGCGAGTACATCCTCGAGGACGGCAGCGAGCGCGAGGTGTACCACTACTACCGGAGCTTCACGCCGCCGTCGGACGTCGCGGCGACGCGCTGGGCGATCGACCACCGGGCGGCGGGTACCACCATGTTCTCCGGCATCCGCCACGGCGGCTACGAGGCGAACCTCGTCTCGACGCAGTACGGGACGTATCACCCGCCGGGGCCGCCCTACCAGCCGTTCACGTGTGAGGCGTACCGGACCACCCGCGGCTACTTCATCGACTCCGAGTACCAGAACCGCGAGGGACAGATCAATCTCGTCTACAGCTCCGAGGGGTCGTACCCGTACATCCGGTTCACGGACCTGTCGACCCTTCGCCTCTCGGACCGGACCAAGGTGTACGACAACGGAATCTCGTCGGTGTACTACAGTGACGGGGTTCCGACGAGGGAACCGGCGTGTGGAGGCTGA
- a CDS encoding glycosyltransferase family 4 protein — translation MRVAYVYDAVYPWEKGGAQKRVWEIARRMADDHDVHLYGMQYWDGPSVMEREGITFHGVCEPFDLYTDGRRSIPQAMKFAAAVTRPLLREEFDVVDCQQFPYFPLFTAKLHDMLGRSRLIATWYEVWGPYWNEYVGWKGYGGRLVERVSVDLPPHVIAISEAIRDDLRDIGRDRGVSVVPNGVDFDRLRAIEPVDMPYELAYVGRLSQHKHVDWLLDALAILADDLGRVPRTVVVGDGPEREALEAHAESVGVADAVDFLGFVEADDDVVANLATADAFVLPSVREGFPNTILEAAACGVPSIVVDAPENGSTAVVEDGVTGYVVDPGPQAIADAIRRIVTDEGKRERLSENAREFGRRHDWDVIVDRVTDTYSAVLTQSSR, via the coding sequence ATGCGCGTAGCGTACGTCTACGACGCGGTGTACCCGTGGGAGAAGGGCGGCGCACAGAAGCGCGTCTGGGAGATCGCCCGCCGCATGGCCGACGACCACGACGTACACCTCTACGGGATGCAGTACTGGGACGGCCCCAGCGTGATGGAGCGCGAGGGCATCACCTTCCACGGCGTCTGCGAGCCGTTCGACCTGTACACCGACGGCCGGCGCTCGATTCCGCAGGCGATGAAGTTCGCTGCCGCGGTCACCCGACCGCTGTTACGCGAGGAGTTCGACGTGGTCGACTGCCAGCAGTTCCCCTACTTCCCGCTGTTCACCGCGAAGCTCCACGATATGCTCGGCCGGTCCCGCCTCATCGCCACCTGGTACGAGGTCTGGGGGCCGTACTGGAACGAGTACGTCGGCTGGAAGGGCTACGGCGGCCGCCTCGTCGAGCGGGTGAGCGTGGACCTCCCGCCGCACGTCATCGCCATCTCGGAGGCCATCCGCGATGACCTGCGGGACATCGGCCGGGACCGGGGCGTCTCCGTCGTCCCGAACGGCGTCGACTTCGACCGTCTGCGTGCCATCGAACCGGTCGACATGCCGTACGAACTCGCCTACGTCGGGCGGCTCTCCCAGCACAAGCACGTCGACTGGCTGCTCGACGCGCTGGCGATCCTCGCGGACGACCTGGGGCGCGTTCCCCGGACCGTCGTCGTCGGCGACGGCCCCGAGCGCGAGGCGCTGGAGGCCCACGCCGAATCGGTCGGCGTGGCCGACGCCGTCGACTTCCTCGGCTTCGTCGAGGCCGACGACGACGTGGTCGCGAACCTCGCAACCGCCGACGCGTTCGTCCTCCCGTCCGTCCGCGAAGGGTTCCCGAACACGATTCTGGAGGCCGCCGCCTGCGGCGTCCCGAGCATCGTCGTCGACGCCCCGGAGAACGGCAGCACGGCCGTCGTCGAGGACGGCGTCACCGGTTACGTGGTCGACCCCGGCCCCCAGGCCATCGCCGACGCTATCCGGCGAATCGTCACCGACGAGGGAAAGCGCGAGCGCCTCTCCGAGAACGCCCGCGAGTTCGGCCGGCGACACGACTGGGACGTCATCGTCGACCGGGTAACGGACACGTACTCCGCCGTTCTCACCCAATCCAGCAGGTAG
- a CDS encoding NAD-dependent epimerase/dehydratase family protein: protein MSQSSKRILVTGGAGFVGTRFVTDLVEAGHDVHVVDDCSVGSPDRLPAGVTVDEVDVRSRELEPALQSYDPHAIVHMAAIHYVPYCDEHPGETYDVNVLGTRTLLDAARTLDTLETVVNVSSAAVYPPLDGPLSEDVRPGPMDPYGKSKLVGEELVNLFGERTDVDTVSARLFNVYGPGETNPHLIPAILDQLRDGSRTVELGNLTPRRDYVHVRDVSRALQRLVDHADDAPPALNVGTGDAHSVRAVVEAVSLALGEDIEVTQDQERVRASDRPHLQADIERMSSVTGWTPTVGLVDGLAELLVMDGVEAT, encoded by the coding sequence ATGAGCCAGTCATCGAAGCGCATCCTCGTCACCGGCGGTGCCGGCTTCGTCGGCACTCGATTCGTCACCGACCTCGTCGAAGCAGGTCACGACGTCCACGTCGTTGACGACTGCTCGGTCGGCAGCCCGGACCGACTCCCGGCCGGCGTCACGGTGGACGAGGTCGACGTCCGGTCGCGCGAACTGGAGCCCGCCCTGCAGTCGTACGACCCCCACGCGATCGTCCACATGGCGGCCATCCACTACGTCCCGTACTGCGACGAACACCCCGGCGAGACGTACGACGTGAACGTGCTGGGGACGCGGACGCTGCTCGACGCGGCGCGGACGCTCGACACGCTGGAGACGGTCGTCAACGTCTCCTCGGCGGCGGTGTACCCCCCGCTCGACGGGCCGCTCTCGGAGGACGTTCGACCGGGGCCGATGGACCCCTACGGCAAGTCGAAGCTCGTCGGCGAGGAGCTCGTGAACCTGTTCGGGGAGCGGACGGACGTCGACACCGTCTCCGCGCGGCTGTTCAACGTGTACGGCCCGGGCGAGACGAACCCGCACCTGATCCCGGCCATCCTCGACCAGCTCCGCGACGGCAGCCGGACGGTCGAGCTCGGCAACCTCACCCCGCGTCGGGACTACGTCCACGTCCGGGACGTGAGCCGCGCCCTCCAGCGGCTCGTCGACCACGCCGACGACGCCCCCCCGGCGCTCAACGTCGGCACCGGCGACGCCCACTCCGTCCGGGCGGTCGTGGAGGCCGTCTCGCTCGCGCTCGGCGAGGACATCGAGGTCACGCAGGACCAGGAGCGGGTTCGCGCCTCGGACCGGCCGCACCTCCAGGCCGACATCGAGCGGATGTCGTCGGTGACGGGCTGGACGCCGACGGTCGGGCTGGTCGACGGGCTCGCGGAGCTGCTCGTAATGGACGGGGTCGAGGCGACGTGA